One Mycolicibacterium fortuitum subsp. fortuitum genomic window carries:
- a CDS encoding acyl-CoA dehydrogenase family protein has product MDLTFDDETEAFRAEVRDFLAANREHFPTKSYDTLEGFEQHRRWDKVLFDAGLSVIAWPKEYGGRDATLLQWVVFEEEYFHAGAPGRASANGTAMLAPTLFAHGTEEQLQRVLPKMASGEEIWAQAWSEPESGSDLASLRSTATKVDGGWKLNGQKIWSSRAPFGERGFGLFRSDPEAQRHKGLTYFMFDLKAPGITVRPIAQLGGDTGFGEIFLDDVFVPDNDVIGGVHDGWRAAMSTSSNERGMSLRSPARFLAPAERLVAQWKSNPDPVFTDRVADAWIKAQAYRLHTFGTVTRLANGGELGAESSVTKVFWSDLDVALHQTALDMQGPDAELVDHWTEGLLFALGGPIYAGTNEIQRNIIAERLLGLPREPK; this is encoded by the coding sequence ATGGACCTGACATTCGATGACGAGACCGAGGCCTTTCGGGCCGAGGTCCGCGACTTCCTGGCGGCGAACCGGGAACACTTCCCGACGAAGTCCTACGACACTCTTGAGGGTTTCGAGCAGCATCGCCGTTGGGACAAGGTGCTTTTCGACGCAGGCCTGTCGGTGATCGCCTGGCCCAAGGAGTACGGCGGCCGTGACGCCACCCTGCTGCAGTGGGTGGTGTTCGAGGAGGAGTACTTCCACGCCGGCGCTCCTGGGCGGGCCAGTGCCAACGGCACCGCCATGCTGGCGCCGACCCTGTTCGCGCACGGCACCGAAGAGCAGCTCCAGCGCGTGCTGCCGAAGATGGCCAGCGGCGAGGAGATCTGGGCCCAGGCCTGGTCCGAGCCCGAGTCGGGCAGCGACCTGGCCTCGCTGCGCTCAACGGCCACCAAGGTCGACGGCGGCTGGAAGCTCAACGGCCAGAAGATCTGGAGCTCCCGCGCGCCGTTCGGTGAGCGCGGCTTCGGACTTTTCCGCTCCGACCCCGAGGCCCAGCGCCACAAGGGTCTGACCTACTTCATGTTCGATCTGAAGGCTCCCGGGATCACCGTGCGCCCGATCGCTCAGCTCGGCGGCGACACCGGCTTCGGCGAGATCTTCCTCGACGACGTGTTCGTGCCCGACAACGACGTGATCGGTGGCGTGCACGACGGCTGGCGCGCGGCCATGAGCACGTCGAGCAACGAGCGCGGCATGTCGCTGCGCAGCCCGGCGCGCTTCCTGGCGCCTGCCGAACGTCTTGTCGCACAGTGGAAGTCCAACCCGGACCCGGTCTTCACCGATCGCGTCGCCGACGCCTGGATCAAGGCCCAGGCCTACCGGCTGCACACCTTCGGCACCGTCACCCGCCTGGCCAATGGTGGCGAGCTGGGCGCCGAGTCCTCGGTGACCAAGGTGTTCTGGTCTGACCTGGACGTCGCCCTGCACCAGACCGCGCTCGATATGCAGGGCCCTGACGCCGAGTTGGTCGACCACTGGACCGAAGGCCTGCTGTTCGCCCTTGGCGGCCCGATCTACGCGGGCACCAACGAGATTCAGCGCAACATCATTGCCGAGCGCCTTCTCGGCCTGCCCCGGGAGCCGAAGTGA
- a CDS encoding acyl-CoA dehydrogenase family protein: MNFEIDEQQRDFAASIDAALSAADVPAAVRAWGEGDTGPGRKVWAQLTDLGVTALLVPEKYDGIDASPVDLVVALERLGYWAVPGPVTESIAVAPILLADDERAGGLASGELIATVAMPPQAPRAVNADFAGLTLLAADGQVGDATAGAAHDSVDPARKLFDVTASGDTQAADTTRAYEFGVLATAAQLVGAGQAMLDQSVEYAKQRAQFGRIIGSYQAIKHKLADVLIAVELARPLVYGAALSLAEGSPDTARDISAAKVAAADAALLAARSALQTHGAIGFTQEHDLSLSLLRVQALRSAWGDPTAHRRRLLEAIS, translated from the coding sequence GTGAATTTCGAGATTGACGAACAGCAGCGGGACTTCGCGGCCAGCATCGATGCGGCGCTGAGCGCCGCCGACGTTCCGGCCGCCGTGCGAGCCTGGGGCGAGGGTGACACCGGACCGGGCCGCAAGGTGTGGGCACAGCTGACCGACCTCGGGGTGACCGCACTGCTGGTGCCCGAGAAGTACGACGGTATCGACGCCAGCCCTGTCGATCTCGTCGTCGCCTTGGAGCGCTTGGGCTATTGGGCCGTCCCGGGCCCGGTGACCGAATCGATCGCCGTCGCACCGATTCTGCTCGCCGATGACGAACGGGCCGGCGGCCTGGCCTCCGGCGAGCTCATCGCCACCGTGGCCATGCCGCCGCAGGCACCGCGCGCCGTCAACGCCGATTTCGCCGGACTGACGCTGCTGGCCGCCGACGGACAGGTCGGCGACGCGACCGCCGGAGCTGCTCACGATTCCGTCGACCCGGCACGAAAGCTGTTCGACGTCACCGCATCCGGTGACACTCAGGCTGCCGACACCACGCGGGCCTACGAGTTCGGTGTCCTGGCCACCGCCGCCCAGTTGGTGGGCGCCGGCCAGGCGATGCTGGACCAGTCCGTCGAATACGCCAAGCAGCGCGCGCAGTTCGGCCGGATCATCGGCTCGTATCAGGCCATCAAGCACAAGCTGGCCGACGTGCTGATCGCCGTCGAGCTGGCCCGCCCGCTGGTCTACGGCGCGGCGCTGTCGCTGGCAGAGGGCTCGCCCGACACCGCACGTGACATCAGCGCCGCCAAGGTGGCCGCCGCCGATGCCGCGCTGCTGGCCGCCCGTTCCGCGCTGCAGACGCACGGCGCCATCGGGTTCACCCAGGAACACGACCTGTCCCTGTCACTGCTGCGCGTGCAGGCCCTGCGCAGCGCCTGGGGCGATCCGACCGCACACCGTCGTCGACTGCTGGAGGCCATCTCGTGA
- the ipdE2 gene encoding acyl-CoA dehydrogenase IpdE2 — MSEERQLLRETVAALVDKHASPEAVRAAMESERGYDEKLWGLLCEQVGAAALVVPEELGGAGGELADAAVVLEELGKALVPTPLLGTTLAELALLAADDHEPLEALAEGTSIGTVVFDADYVVNGDIADVVIAADGENLSRWTTFTATPKSTMDLTRRLSAVIPGDTAVLGADPGLADTAALLLAAEQIGAASRCLDLTVAYTKDRVQFGRPIGSFQALKHRMADLYVKVSAARAVVNDAIADPSPTSASLARYFASEALSAVTAEAIQMHGGIAITWESDIQLYFKRAHGSAQLLGPPRQHLRRLEAEVF; from the coding sequence GTGAGTGAAGAACGCCAACTGCTACGCGAAACCGTCGCCGCGCTGGTCGACAAACATGCCTCACCCGAGGCCGTGCGCGCCGCGATGGAATCCGAGCGCGGCTACGACGAGAAGCTGTGGGGCCTGCTGTGCGAGCAGGTCGGTGCGGCCGCGCTGGTGGTACCCGAGGAACTCGGCGGTGCCGGAGGCGAACTCGCTGACGCCGCAGTGGTTCTCGAAGAACTCGGCAAGGCCCTGGTGCCGACCCCGCTGCTGGGCACCACACTGGCAGAGCTCGCTCTGCTGGCCGCCGACGACCACGAACCGCTCGAAGCTCTCGCCGAGGGCACCTCGATCGGCACCGTCGTCTTCGACGCCGACTATGTCGTCAACGGAGACATCGCCGACGTCGTCATCGCCGCCGACGGCGAGAACCTTTCCCGGTGGACCACCTTCACCGCCACGCCCAAATCCACCATGGATCTGACCCGCCGGTTGTCCGCGGTGATCCCCGGTGACACCGCTGTCCTGGGCGCCGATCCCGGGCTGGCCGACACCGCGGCCCTGCTGTTGGCCGCCGAGCAGATCGGTGCTGCGTCTCGCTGCCTCGATCTCACCGTCGCCTACACCAAGGACCGGGTGCAGTTCGGCCGGCCCATCGGCAGTTTCCAGGCGCTCAAGCACCGGATGGCAGATCTGTACGTCAAGGTGTCCGCCGCGCGCGCAGTCGTCAACGACGCCATCGCAGATCCGTCGCCCACGTCGGCGTCGCTGGCGCGCTACTTCGCCAGTGAGGCGCTGTCCGCGGTGACCGCAGAAGCCATCCAGATGCACGGCGGTATCGCGATCACCTGGGAAAGCGACATCCAGCTGTACTTCAAGCGCGCGCACGGCAGTGCTCAGCTGCTGGGTCCGCCGCGTCAGCATCTGCGCCGGCTCGAAGCCGAGGTGTTCTAG